The Spinacia oleracea cultivar Varoflay chromosome 2, BTI_SOV_V1, whole genome shotgun sequence DNA segment CCATTCCAAATGGACTGATAAATAAAGAAACGGGCAGACAGTCATAGGTACATGTTAAAAGTCATACAGATCAAGAGAAAATCCTACAAGTCAAGCCAGTTTCAAAATGAGGCAATTTTATTGAAAGAAAGTTTACATGACAAGAATGGGAAATGGATGATATCAATATAGTTTAGTAGGAAATAGATGAATTACCTTTGCATCCAACAATGCTTGAATCTTTGTCACATAAGGTTGAACAAGATAGCCTAAGATGCCACCCAAGGGAAAACAAATTACCAGAAAGGTTCTCAATTCAATTCAGTGTATTTATTTGCATGAAAACTTCACAGCAATACAATTCATCAAGTAGCCCACTTTGCTAGGGCTTATTTCGGTAGGTTGCAATTATCCCGCATGACCGTTATCTTGCTTTGGTCACTTCTTGCTCCCCTGCCAATTTACTTCAAACTATCTGTAACCAACCTGCAGGCCTATTTCGGTAGGTTCCGCAATATGCCTGCACCATCCTTCTGTTACTATGCACAGTTCTTGAATCTTGATCCCCTGCCAATTAACTTCACACATCTGCTTTCAAAATCATGAGTATGTGACAAGAAAATAAGCTAGAAATACTCGGGACTCAAAAATATGGACAGTTTTGCCATGTTTAGTACAAAAAAGCTTGTACAACTACTATAAGTGTACTAGAAGAAATTGTAGCCTAAACAGAGTGAGAAAACAGTGAGTGCAAAACATTTGGAGAAGAACTTTTTAAAACATCATTGCATGAACTTCCGTTGTCCAGTAAAACTACAGAACCAACAATTACCAAATTATACATTTCCTATCAAGCTGGACAGTCACCCAAAATATTCTGATCATGACTCATTAACAATTATCATCTTCCAAAGATTAATGTAAATAGTTATGAGGCAAGTACCTGTAAAAGGCATACAAAATAAGGAAACATAAAAGGACAGTCATTCAGTGTATAGCTGAAGTTACGTTCCGAAGAGGTGATCTGAGCAATTCCAAGCATTGGATGCAGTTTCGTAGTAACCATATCAAGATTGAACGCAGTattcataataaataaataaaatcaagaTGTGTTCTAAAGTATTAATCAATCCAAATACATGTAGCTATTAATACACAAACACAATCTCAATCTTGCCTGAATCACAACCCTTTTAATCAAACCAAAATCAGTTGGTTTCCAAGGATGTGAGTCATGTGACAAGTTGACAACTAAAAGCTGGTATTGTAGAACAATGGAGCTCATACACTGTATTTGACATGGGAGCTCAAAGTGATGAAAAATTCATACAAATCTCGCAACAACAAATGCGCTTCCCCTTGCCTTTTCATCTATCACCAACAACAAGAAATTGTATTATATCTAGCAGCAACTGACACATGCGCTTCACAGATAAGGAAAGCATATTAAACACTTGAATCAGAACAAGAGTGAATTAGATTTTCACAAAACACTTAAAAGCTTATGCTAAATTGTTAATAGGCATTTCCGCAAACAAATGAGACTGCGATCACAAGGAAATTACATATTTATAATCTCATTGAACAGATAAGAATTACAACATATAACAGTTATAAGAAGCTCTTGGAAAGATAAAACAATGAGCagtatataaataataataaacattAAACATTGTACAGTAAACTTGTTTTATAATGTAATTCAGGAAAGATAGTTCTATTACCATTGTAAGCATGACCAACTGTAACTGTATGTATGCAGTTGTTACAAGTTATTATTATCAACTTTATTTAAAAACAAACACTCAATATAAAGGTCCTGTGTGCTATCAAGTTTTCTAGTGAGTATATCCATGGAACCAAAAGAGTCTAAACACCAATCTACTTCTTGATCTTTCGAGGCTTCCTCTGACCTGGAACCTCCATCCTACCAACAGAACATCCACACCTAGCACGAAACACGAGAACCGCCCTTCCATTTGGGGGTGCAATTTTCTTAAGCTCTGCCTCCAGTTCACGATGATGATCACGCGGCAACTCGAATAACCCCTTCTTAACACCATCCTTTACCATTGAATTCGAGTTCTTTACACATTCCTCCGTCTCAAGCTGTATGTCGAACTCAGCCGCCTTCCAAAGACCTCGGCAACTTGGATTGCCACACTTTCGAGTTGTACACATCACAATCCCCCAAGCAGCCATCCCTACACATACCATACTAAACCCCAACGATCCGTAAATAACCGGATTCTCATATATTTCATCCCTCAGAGTCGAGCAAACTAAACCACCAATCTCTGCCACTTTCATGTATGTAAAACTAACATAGGGAAACACCAAATACCCAATTGCACCAATTGcagatatcaacataaccataTCAAGAACAGCTAAACGAGATTCACAACAACTCGACGAAATCTGATGATTTGATGAATTGGgcatttttcgatttttcgaaatttgattaatttgtttTGGTTTCAGATAAGGGTCAGTAATACTCATCGAAACAGTCATTCTAGTAGATTGATCAATTGAAGAATTGTGATATACCATCTGAAAATTCTATTCAATTCAATTAAACACCAGATGATCAAATTTCACGAAGACCTAAAATTAATCAACAACCCAGTAGTTCCTTCCAATATTATATCAACCCCACTGAATCAAACTAGAAATTAAATCGAAATTGGAAGAGAGAGGTTGAGTCGAGTGCACCTGAATCTCGAATGCAGAAATTGGAAACTTACAATACCCAAGTTAGATCAAAACCCACCAAATTCCGATGATCAGTAACTCAATATATTATCAAACGACTAAAGAATTCAACCAGATGATCAATTACGTACTGTAGCCTGTTTGTTTGAAGGAGGTTttgcaaagagaggagagagaaagagacgaCAGATAAAAGGTTAAACGTGAGTACTGCTGATCACATCTTAATTTGTGTAAAGGGTTGAAACGAAGGAGTCATACACTGATACACGACAAGTCGCCAAGTGCATATTGGCCTATTATTTGACGATGATGTTAGCATTAATCGATCAACGCGTATGTGGTGATTGTGTTATACTCTTTTTTTACGCAAAGCCGAAGATGTTATATTATATTAACCGTTAAAGCACAATCTAATCGTTACAAAAGCTATGGGCGAAACACCAAAAACTTGTAGCTCGTAATCACAAAAACTAGTTAAAttacaaaccctaatttctaCCCAAAAAACAGTGCCCCCTCTCCTGACTATTTGCCCATTAACTGATTTCATCTAAAGAAGAAAGGAGGATCACTAAAACACCCAACTCATTCCTTAACATTCAACGACTCTCCTTGCTGCATATCCGATTTCCTCTTGACATTGATCAACTGGGTTGTGACTTTGGTGGGGATTGTACCAAACATGATctctgttgttattgttgtggaCGGCGCTGCCTCTGGTGGTGGTGGGATCTCCAAATCGATGAGCTGTGTATGACGTTGTGCTCCAGATGAAGATTCACCCATCTCCCTCAAACTGTCTTTTGCTTGTTTAAGTTGTGTCTGATACACCACGTCTGTGAACGGTGGAGGGTTGAGAAACACTTTATGACCCAATGCCATAGATATTGCATATTGTCCCATACAATGTGCAAGCTTGTTGAACAACCTGGGAAGATGAGTAATTGAAAACGAACTGAACCTTGTCATAAGACAAGCCACGTCTTTGATAACTGGAGCTAATTcatgatgataataatcttcCATAGCTGTTAACAACTTAATCAATAGTTCTGCATCAGTTTCCACTTCCAATTTATGCACCCCATAATCCAGTGCCATTTGAAGACCCTCCCTTAGTGCATACAACTCTGCTGCCAGTGGAGTGATGGCATTGTATTTACTTGCAAATCCAATATACCAGCTCCCTGTTTCACTTCTAAAAACACCACCACCCCCTGCTTCGTCTTTTTCTTTCCAACTGCCATCAATGTTAAGTTTCAGAAAACCAGGAGCTGGAGGCTTCCAAGCTGGAGCCTTCTGCAACCAGTTACCTGCAACCTTAGCCTGCACCATTGAGTTAGTTTCCCTATAGTCCACATAGAAAGCATTATAAACGGAGAATGGCTTGATCATTTTCAGCTCAAAAACTGCTCTATTACGAGCCTTCCAAATATGCCACACAGCCACTATAAAAACAACTTTCCAGGCTGTGCTTAAACTAAGATTGTACTGCATCCATTGGTGCCAAttagaattaaaaaaataatgtaaGCACACTTCCTTAGCTACTGAAATACGTTGGAAAATAAAATTCCAAAGGATGCTAGAATCCCCACAGTCTCGAAACAAGTGCAGATGAGTTTCTGCATCACAGGAGCATCTACAGCATTGTCCAGAAATGGATTCTATATATTTTGATAGACTATCAGCAACTGGCAAGATTtggtgaacacaattccataacaaCATTCTGTACTTAAATGGTGAAGGAATTTTCCACAAAGATTTCCAAGAAACTGTATTAGAGCTAATAGGGAAATGTGAAAGGGAATTACAAAGGAGGGAATAAGCAGACTTAATACTAAAATTTCCATTCTTTGAATCTACCCAAGTGTAGAAATCTTTTCCTTGGGACACTCTGGCCAATGGAGTAGCTAGAATATCAGTTTTAATAGGATCAGGGAGAATATGCGCCACTTTTTGAAAATTCCAGACTCCATTTTTTATAATATCACACACATATAAATGTCCCACCGCATCCGGAATATCCCTATTTATTACTTTGTATAATGGTTCAGTTCCGACCCAATGATGATACCAAAACGAAGTGGATTTCCCACCCCCAATTCCAATTTTTATTCCCTTTTTTAAAAGGTCACGTCCCTTTAAAATGTCCCTCCATATCGGGGAATGCCTTGGGTTGGACATACAATCAAAAAAGGATCCGTTTTTAATGTATTTGTCTTTAAAAATACGAACCCACAGTTTTTCCGACAAAGTTAATAATTTCCATCCCAATTTTGCCATAAAACAAATATTCCATTCCTTTAACTTTTTTATTCCCAACCCCCCCAATCCCATAGGAATTGTGATTTTATTCCAAGAAATACGGGCTAGATATCTGGTTCTATCCACTTTATTCCATAAAAACTTTCGACAAGATTTTTCTAATCTATCTATCACATTGTTCGGAATAATATTAGTCTGCATCGTATAAAGTGGGTAGGTATTTAAAACTGATTTAATAAGGGTACATCTTCCCGCCATATTTAATAACTTAGCTTGCCAACCCTTTATTCGATCCATCGTCTTGTCTAAGAGTCCaaagtagttgtttatttttaatttgtttggtcTTATATCCACTCCTAAATACTTTCCAAAACAAGTTGAAATGCGAAGCCCATAAGGGTGAGCAATAGTGTTTCTGATAGTATGATTCATTTTTAGTGGGAAAATAATTGAAGATTTCCTCATATTAACTTTTAACCCTGACATAGTTCCAAAATCATCAATAGTTTGCATAATAATTTCCATATTCTGAGAAGTGGCTGACCCAAATAAAAAGACATCGTCCGCATAAAAAACATGAGAAAGAGAGATATTTTTAGTTAGTTTTAACGGACTCCACTCTCCTTTTTTCACTCTCTCCTCAATAAGCATAGAAAGTCTATCCAAACATAACACAAAAATGTAAGACGACAAAGGATCACCCTGCCGTATGCCTCTTGAGGGTCTAAAATTTTCCGTGATTTCACCATTCCATAAAACAGCAATATTTGGGGTAGTGATACATCACATAATCAAATCAATaatttttaaaggaaaattatAGCTAATTAATGTATCTCTAATAAAACTCCACTCAAGACTATCATAGGCTTTAGTTAAATCTAATTTCAATGCCATTATGTTCTTTCCTTTTCTAGATTTATGAAAGTGATGTGCAACTTCCTTCACAACGATCACATTATCCTCAATACCCCTCCCCTTAATAAAACTTGATTGAAGAGGGCTTATTAAATTATCTAGAATGGGTCTAAGTCGATTTGTGATAATTTTAGTCACTAATTTGTATATCGTGTTGCACAGCCCTATTGGTCTAAAATCCGCCATGCTTTCCGGCTGATCTGATTTAGGAATTAAAGTAATATAGGAATCATTAATGTCCTCTGGAATAGTGGCTAAATTAAAGCAATTGCTACAGAATTTTACTATACTCGGCCCAACCTCAGTCCAAAACGTTTGATAAAACACTGGTTGGATCCCATCTGGACCTGGACTTTTAATTGGGTCCATTTGAAAAAGATTAATCTTTACTTCCGTATCAGTAATGGGCCAAATCAAAGCAATACTATCTTGATCAGTTATCTTATTAGAACTACTTAAATTAGCCAATCTCCTACTCATACAATGCGTTGTTTGAAACATCTTTGTGAAGTAAGTGGTGGCCATATTCTTTAAGGCCAAGGTATCTGAAACCCAAGTCCCATCTAACCCCTTCAAAGCCAGAATTTTTCCTCTAGTTTTTCTTATTTTCGCCATTAAATGAAAATAGCTAGTattaaaatccccaaattttcTCCAATTGATGCCAGCTTTTTGGGCCCAAATTAAACGTTCTTTACGGAAAATTTCATTAAGCTCCTTAAGAAGTGTTTTTTCCAGATTGATCAAAAAAGAAGAGTGATGTCTAGCTAAGGCAACCTGGATTCCATTAATACGAGCTAAAAGACGCTTTTTTTTGAGATGTAAATTACCAAAAACATTAGTATTCCAATTTTTAATATCTGTTAAGAACGTTTTCCTACCCATAAGGAAGTCATTGTTATCATTACTCCAACTTTTTACAAAAAATTCCTTAAAATTCGGGTGTTCTATCCAAACTTCCTTACATCGAAACGGAAACGGACCCGAGCAATAATCATTAAATAAAGAAACAATAATGGGAGCATGGTCAGAGTGTGTACGAGGTAAGTGTAATACCTGCATGTTGGGGAATGAATCCAACATTCGTGCATTTGCCATAGCTCTGTCCAATCTTTCCTTTATCATATCCACTCCATCACGTGCGTTGGTCCAGGTGAACGGACATCCACTGTATCCCAAATCCACTAATCCTGCTGCATCCACGAAGTTATTAAGATCTCTACATTGTCCTGTTCGAAAAGGTCGACCACCACTTTTCTCTGCTTGGGAGGTCACCTCATTCAAATCCCCAACAACCAACCATGGAGTCTCCTCAGGTGGTAGATTCTGCTCCATCTCCTTCCATAGCTGATGACGTGGACCAGGAACACTGGGAGCATGAATACCCGTTACCAGAACCTCTGGTTTGATGTTTTTAAAGTGGAAGAGAACATGAAACAAATTTGTTTCTTCCGAAAACAGAGTCAAATCGACAGTGTTTTTCCAAAACAACCATATCCCTCCCCTTCTATTTGTTGGCTGCACCACCCTGAAATCATGAAATTTCAATTGAAACATCACCTCTTTAGCCCTATGATCGTCACTTTTCGTCTCTAAAAGGATGAAGATGGACGGATGTTGGTCTTGAATGATGTTCCAAGCCCTAGGAATAAAATCATCTCGTGCTGCTCCCCTAACATTCCATAAACATATTTTCATCTGTAAATTGGGAATTGGTTTCTGAATTCCAAACCTAGGGTGTTCTATCTCTTCGTCATTTGGTGGAAGGAAGAACTCCTCCCAATCCCTCCAATATTGCATGACCCCCATCATATTCAGATCTTCCAGGCGAATTGGTGTCACATACGTGAACACTTTCCTGGGATCTAGTAATTTTTGAAACGTACTGACTTGAACTTGTACTCCCACCACCTCTCTCTGAGTGACGT contains these protein-coding regions:
- the LOC110796496 gene encoding uncharacterized protein, with the protein product MVYHNSSIDQSTRMTVSMSITDPYLKPKQINQISKNRKMPNSSNHQISSSCCESRLAVLDMVMLISAIGAIGYLVFPYVSFTYMKVAEIGGLVCSTLRDEIYENPVIYGSLGFSMVCVGMAAWGIVMCTTRKCGNPSCRGLWKAAEFDIQLETEECVKNSNSMVKDGVKKGLFELPRDHHRELEAELKKIAPPNGRAVLVFRARCGCSVGRMEVPGQRKPRKIKK